From Sinorhizobium sp. B11:
CGGCGGCGAGATCACCCGCGATTCCCAAGGCAATCCGACCGGTCTGCTCCTTGCCAAGCCCAATGCCGGCATTCTCTATTCGACGCTCTCAAAGGGGCCGAAACTGCCCTTCGACTATCAGGTCAATTCCACCCGCCATTTCATGCGCGAGCTGAACCGCCTGGGCGTCACAGGCGTGATCGATGCCGGCGGCGGTTTCCAGAACTATCCCGATGACTATACCGTCATCCAGAAACTTGCCGATGACGGCCAGATGACCGTCCGTCTCGCCTACAATCTCTTCACCCAGAAGCCGAAAGCGGAGAAGGAGGATTTCCTGAACTGGACGGCGTCGGTGAAATACAAGCAGGGCAACGACTATTTCCGGCATAACGGCGCCGGCGAAATGCTGGTCTTTTCCGCCGCCGATTTCGAGGATTTCCGTCAGCCGCGTCCCGATATGCCGCCGGAAATGGAAGGCGAGCTGGAAGAGGTCGTGCGCGTACTTGCGGAAAACCGCTGGCCCTGGCGCCTGCACGCCACCTATGACGAGACGATCAGCCGCGCGCTCGATGTGTTCGAGAAGGTCAATCAGGATATCCCGCTCGAAGGCCTCAACTGGTTCTTCGACCATGCCGAGACCATTTCCGAACAGTCGATCGACCGCATCGCAGCCCTTGGCGGCGGCATCGCGGTGCAACACCGCATGGCTTATCAGGGCGAATATTTCGTCGAGCGCTACGGTGTGGGCGCAGCCGAAGCCACCCCGCCCGTTGCCCGCATGCTGGAAAAGGGTGTGAAGGTTTCGGCCGGCACCGATGCCACGCGCGTTGCCTCCTATAATCCCTGGGTCTCGCTCTCCTGGATGATCACGGGCCGCACCGTCGGCGGTTTGGCGATCTATCCCCGCCGCAATTGCCTGGACCGTGAAACGGCCCTGCGCATGTGGACGGAAAACGTCACCTGGTTTTCCAATGAGGAAGGCAAGAAGGGCCGCATCGAAAAGGGCCAGTTCGCCGACCTCATCGTGCCGGATAAGGATTTCTTCGCCTGTGCCGAAGAGGAAATCTCCTTCCTCACCTCGGAGCTCACCATGGTCGGCGGCAAGATCGTGTATGGATCAGGCACTTTCGCCAGTCTCGACGAAAACCCGGTTCCGCCGGCCATGCCCGACTGGTCGCCGGTGCGAAGTTTCAAGGGATATGCTGCCTGGGGCGAACCCGAAGGTGCCGGCAAGAACTCGCTGCACCGCCGCCTGATCTCCGCCTGCGGCTGCGCCAATGATTGCAATGTCCATGGCCATGCCCACGCCGACGCCTGGGGTTCGAAGGCGCCCCGTCTCCGATCTCAAGAGCTTCTGGGGTGCGCTCGGCTGCGCCTGCTGGGCCGTTTGAGGATAGATGCATGCATGCCTTTGAAATCCGGCTTGCATCCTTCGTCCGCCCTCTTTTCGGGGCAGCGTGGATGCGCTTCATCGCCTATCTCGGTCTCTGCGCCGCCTATCTGCAGGGCGGCCTCAACAAGCTCACGGATTTTCCGGGCGCGATTGGCGAAATGACCCATTTCGGCCTGTCGCCGGCACCGGTCTTTGCGGCGATCGTCATCATCATGGAACTTGCCGCCTCGCTCATGATTCTCGCCGGATTCCTGCGCTGGCTCGGCGCTCTCGCGCTCGGCGGCTTCACGCTGATGGCCACTTTCCTCGCCCTGCGTTTCTGGGAATTGCCCGTGGGAATGGAGCGCTTCATGGCCGCCAATTCCTT
This genomic window contains:
- a CDS encoding DoxX family protein: MRFIAYLGLCAAYLQGGLNKLTDFPGAIGEMTHFGLSPAPVFAAIVIIMELAASLMILAGFLRWLGALALGGFTLMATFLALRFWELPVGMERFMAANSFFEHLGLVGGFLLVAWLDLGQKA